From the genome of Streptomyces sp. NBC_01260, one region includes:
- a CDS encoding class I SAM-dependent methyltransferase yields MQTPSMWRHTLTFFPQFLAALKERTEPDSTVTVIGASDGRLVVPLAAAGYRVIAIERDPLALHGGEVQLPGDRTGHAMGMIERLKQEGLHDRVQVVEEDFLASEPVTAPCDAVWTSCSWHYSANHHRPLGEFVDRMQRLVRPGGLFGAEFMMPLTQRHHVLEHYTSPEKLRRYFIGDWDVLLTLRTNEFTEQAHVGQLQDHNHRMGLLLAARASTPS; encoded by the coding sequence GTGCAGACACCCAGCATGTGGCGGCACACCCTCACCTTCTTCCCCCAGTTCCTCGCCGCGCTGAAGGAGCGTACGGAGCCTGACTCCACGGTGACGGTCATCGGCGCGAGCGACGGCAGACTCGTCGTACCCCTGGCCGCGGCCGGCTACCGCGTCATCGCCATCGAGCGCGACCCGCTCGCCCTCCACGGCGGCGAGGTCCAACTTCCGGGTGACAGAACCGGTCACGCGATGGGCATGATCGAGCGGCTGAAGCAGGAAGGGCTTCACGACCGTGTCCAGGTCGTGGAGGAGGACTTCCTCGCCTCCGAACCCGTCACCGCGCCCTGCGACGCTGTCTGGACGAGCTGCTCGTGGCATTACAGTGCCAACCACCATCGGCCGTTGGGCGAGTTCGTCGATCGCATGCAGCGCCTGGTCCGGCCCGGCGGTCTGTTCGGCGCGGAGTTCATGATGCCCCTCACGCAACGCCACCACGTGCTGGAGCACTACACATCCCCCGAGAAGCTGCGGCGTTACTTCATCGGGGACTGGGACGTCCTGCTCACACTGCGGACCAACGAGTTCACCGAGCAGGCGCACGTCGGACAGCTGCAGGACCACAACCACCGCATGGGCCTTCTCCTCGCAGCCCGCGCGTCCACCCCCTCCTAG
- a CDS encoding AAA family ATPase yields the protein MSDPASFESVEGLRGTGKSTLAPMLAAARGAVLLPTVPPAYQALRQEVDRLGNAEARMCFYLSALLTATDQIQRYLSAGTPVVVESYFARCLANHRAFGADLSVSLPPGIPRPVTHYLVCAEDERQRRLARRDKPVSRWDTLAEITADKITDAYASFPMHRVNTTGLTPDEALRAVLSTHPQGEQPRADTQHVAAHPHLLPPVPRRAEGAYGA from the coding sequence GTGTCTGACCCGGCGTCGTTCGAGAGCGTCGAAGGGCTCCGCGGCACCGGCAAATCCACCCTCGCCCCCATGCTCGCGGCGGCCCGTGGCGCGGTACTGCTCCCGACCGTGCCACCCGCCTATCAGGCACTGCGGCAAGAGGTTGACCGGCTGGGAAACGCAGAGGCACGCATGTGCTTCTACCTCTCGGCCCTGCTCACCGCCACCGATCAGATCCAGCGGTACCTGTCCGCAGGCACCCCGGTCGTCGTCGAAAGCTACTTCGCACGCTGTCTGGCCAACCACCGCGCCTTCGGAGCCGATCTCTCCGTGTCCCTGCCGCCGGGCATCCCGCGTCCCGTCACCCACTACCTCGTCTGCGCGGAGGACGAGCGCCAGCGCCGACTCGCCCGACGCGACAAGCCTGTCTCGCGTTGGGACACCCTCGCCGAGATCACCGCAGACAAGATCACCGACGCCTACGCCTCGTTCCCAATGCACCGCGTGAACACCACCGGACTCACCCCTGACGAGGCACTCCGAGCCGTCCTGAGCACCCACCCGCAAGGAGAGCAACCCCGTGCAGACACCCAGCATGTGGCGGCACACCCTCACCTTCTTCCCCCAGTTCCTCGCCGCGCTGAAGGAGCGTACGGAGCCTGA
- a CDS encoding radical SAM protein, protein MISEVTGIRRIRMLYLQLLYRCNFECLHCFHGKRLQHADAFTTDEAVNLLTLMRNEYGTEAVTLLGGEPFVYRDLAQVVRYAKRDLGMQVEICTNGYRIERRLTEIAPDLDLLRVSLEGIGTTNDKIRKFGSYRSALSALEIAQQLGVRAGATMTVTSRNIDEVLPLARTLQHHGVEQLKLHCLRLVGNAADHPELLVNDATAYTRLRERLASAELGIEVILDEDLSELGAPDACLPAGGPVEIERIEADPRGALTMSCKAVGKDSHAFWYDKVADHIAHRPSATDELTLAVPDVVYGRV, encoded by the coding sequence GTGATCAGCGAAGTCACCGGGATCCGCAGGATCCGGATGCTGTACCTGCAGCTGCTCTACCGCTGCAACTTCGAATGCCTGCACTGCTTCCACGGCAAGCGGCTCCAGCATGCCGACGCCTTCACCACGGACGAGGCGGTCAACCTCCTCACGCTGATGCGTAACGAGTACGGCACCGAGGCGGTCACCCTGCTGGGCGGCGAGCCGTTCGTCTACCGCGACCTCGCCCAGGTCGTCCGGTACGCCAAGCGGGACCTGGGCATGCAGGTCGAGATCTGCACCAACGGCTACCGCATCGAGCGCCGGCTGACCGAGATCGCCCCCGACCTGGACCTGCTCCGGGTGTCACTGGAGGGCATCGGCACGACCAACGACAAGATCCGCAAGTTCGGAAGCTACCGGAGTGCCCTGAGCGCCCTCGAAATCGCCCAGCAACTCGGCGTCCGGGCCGGCGCGACCATGACGGTCACCTCACGCAACATCGACGAGGTCCTGCCGCTCGCCCGCACGTTGCAGCACCACGGGGTGGAGCAGCTGAAACTCCACTGCCTTCGGCTGGTCGGCAACGCAGCGGATCACCCCGAGCTCCTCGTCAACGACGCCACGGCCTACACCCGTCTGCGGGAGCGCCTGGCCTCGGCCGAGCTGGGCATCGAGGTGATCCTCGACGAGGACCTGTCCGAGCTCGGTGCGCCGGACGCCTGCCTCCCCGCCGGGGGCCCTGTGGAGATCGAGCGGATCGAGGCCGACCCGCGTGGCGCGCTCACCATGTCCTGCAAGGCTGTCGGCAAGGACTCGCACGCCTTCTGGTACGACAAGGTCGCCGACCACATCGCCCACCGGCCTTCCGCCACTGACGAACTCACCCTCGCGGTGCCGGACGTGGTGTACGGACGTGTCTGA
- a CDS encoding HAD family hydrolase, protein MELIVLWDIDHTLIENAGVSKEIYAAAFTALAGRAPAGPARTEGRTDRLIMRDMFERNGLAEPDWAAVEGALSDAGEARLQDLSRRGTALPGVREVLKEVSVRSSWVSSVLTGNIADNARVKVAAFGLDPLLDLPVGAYGADALQRPDLVAVARERAQRLRGAPDGVPVVLVGDTPRDVEAALATGSEIIAVASGVHSPQELADAGARTVLPDLTDTGRVLGVLEMLAAR, encoded by the coding sequence ATGGAGCTCATCGTCCTGTGGGACATCGACCACACCCTCATCGAGAACGCCGGGGTCAGCAAGGAGATCTACGCCGCCGCCTTCACGGCCCTGGCGGGAAGGGCGCCCGCAGGGCCGGCGCGGACGGAAGGGCGTACGGACCGGCTGATCATGCGCGACATGTTCGAGCGGAACGGCTTGGCCGAGCCGGACTGGGCAGCGGTCGAGGGGGCGCTGTCCGACGCAGGGGAGGCGCGTCTCCAGGACCTCAGCCGTCGGGGAACAGCCTTGCCCGGCGTACGGGAAGTCCTGAAGGAGGTCTCTGTACGCAGCAGTTGGGTGTCGTCGGTGCTCACCGGCAATATCGCGGACAACGCCCGCGTGAAGGTCGCGGCCTTCGGCCTTGATCCCCTCCTCGATCTGCCGGTCGGTGCCTACGGGGCCGATGCCCTCCAGCGCCCCGACCTGGTCGCTGTGGCCCGGGAGCGTGCCCAGCGGCTGCGGGGCGCCCCGGATGGCGTGCCCGTCGTGCTGGTCGGAGATACCCCGAGGGACGTGGAGGCCGCGCTCGCCACGGGCTCCGAGATCATCGCGGTCGCCTCCGGCGTTCACAGCCCCCAGGAGCTGGCAGACGCCGGTGCCCGTACGGTCCTGCCTGATTTGACGGACACCGGCCGTGTGCTCGGAGTTCTGGAGATGCTGGCCGCACGCTGA
- a CDS encoding XRE family transcriptional regulator gives MNERLHSVLAQRGIPPESLAEVCEVDPKTVGRWLGGRVPHPRHRFRVAKHLRVEELFLWPAPAPSTQQQLTGSGQELIGTYQNRASVPRDTWLSLLDGAQEQISVLVFSGTFFAQSNPHVAKMLAERASSGVRVRLCFGDSKGQAAAIRGHEEGIGDTLAAKIRASLTYYRPLLSEAGCEVRLHDTTLYTSMFRYDDDLLINPHVWGQPASANPLLHLRRADTAGWFDNYAQSFEAVWATARPWTPDQEEPSPHGQD, from the coding sequence GTGAACGAGCGATTGCACTCCGTGCTCGCCCAGCGCGGCATCCCACCCGAATCACTCGCCGAAGTCTGCGAGGTGGACCCCAAGACCGTTGGCCGGTGGCTCGGCGGACGCGTTCCCCATCCTCGCCACCGCTTCCGCGTGGCCAAGCACTTACGGGTGGAGGAACTGTTCCTCTGGCCCGCACCGGCGCCGAGCACGCAGCAGCAGCTCACTGGTTCAGGACAGGAGCTGATCGGGACCTACCAGAACCGGGCGAGCGTCCCGCGCGACACGTGGCTGTCGCTGCTCGACGGCGCCCAGGAACAGATCAGCGTCCTCGTTTTCTCCGGCACCTTCTTCGCCCAGTCCAACCCCCACGTCGCCAAGATGCTCGCCGAGCGCGCGTCGAGCGGGGTGCGAGTGCGGCTCTGCTTCGGCGACTCGAAGGGCCAGGCGGCAGCAATCCGGGGCCACGAAGAGGGAATCGGCGACACACTCGCCGCCAAGATCCGTGCCTCCCTGACCTACTACCGGCCCTTGTTGTCCGAGGCCGGATGCGAGGTGAGGCTGCACGACACCACGCTCTACACCTCCATGTTCCGGTACGACGATGACCTTCTGATCAACCCGCACGTCTGGGGCCAGCCGGCCAGCGCCAACCCCCTCCTCCATCTCCGCAGAGCAGACACGGCGGGCTGGTTCGACAACTACGCTCAGAGTTTCGAAGCTGTCTGGGCCACCGCACGGCCCTGGACACCAGACCAGGAGGAGCCCTCGCCACATGGGCAGGACTGA
- a CDS encoding NUDIX hydrolase produces the protein MGRTEYYNDPKAPKANTLIPANNLLVVDDDGAILLQRRRDTGQWALPGGAQDIGETAAQCAVRECLEETGIIAEVTGFLGVYTNPNHIVAYTDGEIRQQYENTYIGRPVGGEPTINDEADGVRYVLPSDLDEYDIHPSMRQQIGDYLAGTYPYLG, from the coding sequence ATGGGCAGGACTGAGTACTACAACGACCCCAAGGCCCCCAAGGCGAACACGCTCATCCCCGCCAATAACCTGCTCGTCGTCGACGACGACGGCGCCATACTGCTCCAACGCCGCCGGGACACCGGCCAATGGGCCCTGCCCGGAGGAGCCCAGGACATCGGCGAGACGGCGGCCCAGTGCGCCGTGCGGGAATGCCTGGAAGAGACCGGGATCATCGCCGAGGTCACGGGGTTCCTGGGGGTCTACACGAACCCGAACCACATCGTGGCCTACACCGACGGTGAGATTCGCCAGCAGTACGAGAACACCTACATCGGCCGCCCGGTGGGCGGCGAGCCCACGATCAACGACGAGGCCGACGGGGTCCGTTACGTCCTGCCGAGCGACCTGGACGAGTACGACATCCATCCCAGCATGCGCCAGCAGATCGGCGACTACCTCGCCGGCACGTACCCCTACCTGGGCTGA
- a CDS encoding HD domain-containing protein, whose translation MGETMLTWATQVAERELSDALPRRWAHSQGVAARAAGLGPALTADVELLIAAAVLHDVGYAPRLAETGFHPLDGARFLRDEHGADERLVRLVANHSFALLEAEERGLMRVLEREFPLLDEGLLVDALVYCDMTTTPDGERTTAAERVAEIVSRYGVDSLVGRFIRRAEPDICAAVGRVEAALVAQPR comes from the coding sequence ATGGGCGAAACGATGCTGACGTGGGCGACGCAGGTAGCCGAAAGGGAGCTCAGTGACGCGCTTCCCCGGCGGTGGGCGCATTCGCAGGGCGTGGCGGCACGTGCTGCCGGGCTCGGCCCGGCCCTGACAGCGGACGTGGAGCTGTTGATTGCTGCTGCTGTGCTGCACGACGTGGGATACGCGCCCCGGCTGGCGGAGACGGGGTTCCACCCGCTCGACGGGGCGCGGTTTCTCCGGGACGAGCACGGTGCTGATGAGCGGCTGGTCCGGTTGGTAGCGAACCATTCGTTCGCGCTGTTGGAAGCCGAGGAGCGCGGGCTGATGCGGGTTCTGGAACGCGAGTTCCCCTTGCTGGATGAGGGGCTACTTGTGGACGCGCTCGTATACTGCGACATGACAACGACGCCCGATGGCGAGAGAACCACTGCAGCTGAGCGGGTGGCGGAGATCGTGAGCCGCTACGGGGTGGACAGCCTCGTGGGGCGGTTCATCCGCAGGGCGGAGCCGGACATCTGTGCAGCCGTCGGCCGGGTGGAAGCGGCATTGGTCGCTCAGCCCAGGTAG
- a CDS encoding N-6 DNA methylase — translation MTLSVPSSPTALETVFKRVIERKAVRAEATLQADIRQFLMDADLNLGEQDLLIPVLEAQVGDGTGHRIDIEMGATVVEVKKDISRPKIRKDAIEQLAKYVRARTEQRERRHVGILTDGADWRAYALVNNELNEVNRLDARERNGNALTLVRWLEGVLATSEGAAPTPDAIATRLGADSVAHSIDKAVLAALYEENKSRPTVQLKRDLWARLLRDALGAQFEDSDDLFIEHTLLVNTASIIAHAVMGIDVKDTSPASLVYGQLFARARISGVVESDFFGWPLETEGGEGFVQDLARRLAGFDWSKVEHDVLKVLYESVIAPETRKKQGEYYTPDWLAEATVAEAVSDPLHQRIMDPSCGSGTFLFHGVRRYLAAAQDAGRPLREALDGLHDHVAGIDLHPVAVALARVTYLLAIGRDTLTSEERGPISVPVYLGDSIQWGRRTDLIDHGHLVIQTGTGNQLFTNELRFSEALLKDASRFDAIVNELADKAADPHRTKRKVPSLGAVFNRHGVTDSDDRDELTENFRVLCDLVDDGRNHIWSYYVRNLARPMWLSRAENRVDVLIGNPPWLSYRHMSADMQKTFKDMMQARGLWSGFEVATHQDLSGLFIARTVQQYLRADGAFAFVVPNPVLDRPYWAGFRSGEWADPDHPVKVNFTGSWDLRRLRPHFFPRAAAVVFGRRRPLAIGQQGNSAVALPKQTEIWTGKIAKSAARWEHAKGWITRKAGDLRYPKEGLISSPYRDRFGQGATVVPKVLFFVKEQAANSLGLGGGRVSVRSQRSTLEKKPWKELPDREGSVEKQFVRPVLLGEHVVPYRVMGADKVVLPIEGTNTLMDGEHDHLDRYPDLAIWWRDAERLWDDNRSSERLSLTEQLNFRKKLTEQLPGAPLRVVYGASGMHVSAALVDDPNAIIEHVLYWAAVATRQEGMYLLALLNAPRLTEAVRPLMSYGKDERHIDKAVWELPIPDFDPSDPKHVRIAELGEAEAGRIAELQFDRESSYIKIRRTLRDFLLSSPDAEELDQLVTELLG, via the coding sequence GTGACGCTCTCCGTCCCCTCTTCGCCCACCGCACTCGAAACCGTGTTTAAGCGTGTCATCGAGCGCAAGGCTGTTCGCGCCGAGGCGACACTGCAGGCTGACATCCGCCAGTTCCTGATGGACGCAGACCTCAACCTCGGCGAGCAGGACCTTCTGATTCCTGTGTTGGAAGCGCAAGTGGGCGACGGCACCGGGCACCGCATCGATATTGAGATGGGCGCGACCGTCGTCGAGGTCAAGAAGGACATCAGTCGGCCGAAGATCCGCAAGGACGCGATCGAGCAGCTGGCTAAGTATGTGCGGGCTCGGACGGAGCAGCGCGAGCGGCGGCACGTCGGCATCCTCACCGACGGTGCCGACTGGCGTGCCTATGCGCTGGTCAACAACGAGCTGAACGAGGTGAACCGTCTCGATGCGCGGGAACGCAACGGCAACGCGCTCACCCTGGTCCGTTGGCTCGAGGGCGTCCTGGCAACGTCCGAGGGCGCGGCCCCCACTCCAGATGCCATCGCTACCCGCCTTGGAGCGGACAGCGTTGCACACTCCATCGACAAGGCGGTCCTGGCCGCGTTGTACGAGGAGAACAAGAGTCGGCCGACCGTCCAGCTGAAGCGCGATCTGTGGGCACGTCTGCTACGTGATGCACTGGGTGCCCAGTTCGAGGACAGCGATGATCTGTTCATCGAACACACGCTCTTGGTGAACACGGCCTCAATCATCGCCCACGCGGTGATGGGCATCGATGTGAAGGACACCTCACCCGCCTCGCTGGTCTACGGTCAGCTCTTCGCACGGGCGAGGATCTCAGGTGTGGTCGAATCGGACTTCTTCGGCTGGCCCCTGGAAACCGAGGGCGGCGAGGGCTTCGTCCAAGATCTGGCCCGCCGCCTCGCCGGTTTCGACTGGTCGAAGGTCGAACACGACGTACTGAAAGTTCTGTACGAGTCGGTGATCGCCCCGGAGACCCGTAAGAAGCAGGGGGAGTACTACACGCCGGACTGGTTGGCCGAAGCCACGGTAGCCGAAGCTGTTTCCGATCCACTGCATCAGCGGATCATGGACCCGTCATGCGGCTCCGGCACATTCCTCTTCCACGGCGTCCGACGTTACCTGGCTGCCGCGCAAGACGCTGGACGGCCATTGCGCGAAGCATTGGACGGCCTGCACGACCATGTAGCCGGCATCGACCTACACCCTGTCGCTGTGGCACTGGCCCGCGTAACCTACCTTCTCGCTATCGGCCGCGACACGCTCACCTCTGAGGAACGCGGTCCCATAAGCGTCCCTGTCTACCTGGGCGACAGTATCCAGTGGGGGCGGCGCACTGACCTCATCGACCACGGCCACCTCGTCATTCAGACCGGCACGGGAAACCAGCTCTTCACCAACGAACTTCGCTTCTCCGAAGCCTTGCTGAAGGATGCCAGTCGCTTCGACGCGATCGTCAACGAACTTGCCGACAAGGCGGCCGACCCGCACCGAACTAAGCGAAAGGTGCCTTCACTCGGTGCTGTCTTCAACCGGCATGGAGTCACAGACAGTGACGATCGTGACGAACTGACGGAGAACTTCCGCGTCCTTTGCGACCTGGTCGACGATGGCCGCAACCACATCTGGTCCTACTACGTTCGCAACCTGGCCCGCCCCATGTGGCTGTCGCGCGCTGAAAACCGCGTAGACGTCCTCATCGGCAACCCACCCTGGCTCTCCTATCGGCACATGTCGGCCGACATGCAGAAGACCTTCAAAGACATGATGCAGGCCCGTGGCCTGTGGAGCGGCTTCGAGGTCGCCACCCACCAGGACCTGTCCGGTCTGTTCATCGCCCGGACCGTGCAGCAGTATCTTCGCGCAGACGGGGCGTTCGCCTTCGTCGTCCCCAACCCGGTCCTGGACCGACCGTACTGGGCTGGCTTCCGCAGCGGGGAATGGGCGGACCCCGACCATCCCGTCAAGGTCAACTTCACTGGTTCCTGGGACCTGCGCCGACTTCGCCCACACTTCTTTCCCCGTGCCGCTGCCGTAGTCTTCGGCCGCCGGCGCCCCCTTGCCATCGGACAACAGGGCAACAGTGCCGTCGCACTGCCAAAGCAGACCGAGATCTGGACCGGGAAGATCGCCAAGAGCGCAGCTCGCTGGGAACACGCCAAGGGCTGGATCACCCGAAAGGCGGGCGATCTCCGCTACCCCAAGGAAGGGTTGATCAGCTCGCCCTACCGGGATCGGTTCGGGCAAGGGGCTACCGTTGTCCCGAAGGTCCTCTTCTTCGTCAAGGAGCAGGCTGCCAATTCTCTCGGCCTCGGCGGCGGCCGAGTGTCAGTCCGCTCCCAGCGCAGCACTCTGGAGAAGAAGCCTTGGAAGGAACTCCCCGACCGGGAAGGATCGGTCGAGAAGCAGTTCGTCCGGCCCGTTCTGCTCGGCGAGCACGTCGTCCCCTACCGGGTTATGGGCGCCGATAAGGTCGTCCTGCCCATCGAGGGGACGAATACCCTCATGGACGGCGAACACGACCACCTCGACCGATATCCAGACCTGGCGATCTGGTGGCGTGACGCCGAACGACTCTGGGATGACAACCGCTCCAGCGAACGGCTTTCTCTGACCGAACAGCTCAACTTCCGGAAAAAACTGACTGAACAGCTCCCCGGAGCGCCCCTGCGTGTGGTGTACGGCGCATCCGGAATGCACGTCTCTGCCGCCCTGGTGGACGATCCGAACGCGATTATTGAGCACGTCCTGTACTGGGCTGCGGTTGCCACACGGCAGGAGGGCATGTACCTCCTTGCGCTCCTCAACGCTCCACGCCTCACGGAAGCCGTCCGCCCGCTGATGTCCTACGGCAAGGACGAGCGGCACATCGACAAGGCCGTGTGGGAACTGCCCATCCCCGACTTCGACCCATCCGACCCCAAGCACGTACGGATTGCCGAGCTGGGGGAAGCGGAAGCGGGGCGGATCGCTGAGCTGCAGTTCGACAGGGAAAGCAGCTACATCAAGATCCGTCGCACCCTGCGGGACTTCCTTCTCTCCTCCCCCGACGCCGAGGAACTGGATCAACTGGTGACCGAACTGCTCGGCTGA
- a CDS encoding PIN domain-containing protein, whose amino-acid sequence MNDLPPPVRRTLYQRGPLRRALLDTSVLTSDIIAATRRRDPSSFVAGARAGTVRCLIPIHVWEEVPRVLADRHREGGRFDLGRALELWHSRYAPVLYVVDAAGLPMTPQAQVLAGRDASDVPMLLLAGVIAPVVVIGTDSDLVDSGLADADYVALRAALGHVGVTEGRMADLERQASIAANMTGYLAKAAVAQLSERKQLALVVASGALVGALYWDSRKRKRPKVPVQRTPVLPMVLEHASTRLAAHAARHTLGENRWCKAELGTPGDTLLHKVARTVTECREPQTRTAIVQRLSEAVPGSNHKEQMAAVLDVLDTHPMFVDATGRGHWQVGRLGGP is encoded by the coding sequence ATGAACGACCTGCCGCCGCCCGTGCGGCGCACTCTGTACCAGCGCGGGCCGCTACGCCGCGCGCTACTGGACACGTCTGTGCTGACCTCGGACATCATCGCTGCCACCCGGCGGCGGGACCCGTCGTCGTTCGTCGCCGGGGCGCGGGCGGGGACGGTGCGGTGCCTGATCCCTATTCACGTGTGGGAGGAAGTACCGCGAGTTCTGGCCGACCGACACCGGGAGGGCGGCCGGTTCGACCTGGGGCGGGCGCTGGAGCTGTGGCACTCCCGGTACGCACCTGTCCTGTACGTCGTGGACGCCGCTGGTCTACCAATGACCCCTCAAGCTCAGGTCCTCGCGGGACGAGACGCCTCCGATGTCCCGATGCTGCTGCTGGCAGGGGTGATCGCCCCGGTGGTCGTCATCGGGACCGACTCGGACCTGGTCGACAGCGGGCTCGCGGACGCTGACTACGTTGCCCTCCGCGCGGCTCTGGGGCACGTGGGGGTGACGGAAGGACGGATGGCCGACCTGGAACGGCAGGCCAGTATCGCGGCGAACATGACCGGCTACCTGGCCAAAGCTGCGGTGGCCCAGCTCAGCGAGCGGAAGCAGCTGGCGTTGGTCGTGGCGAGCGGGGCCCTGGTCGGGGCGCTGTACTGGGACTCGCGAAAGAGGAAGCGCCCGAAAGTCCCAGTACAGCGGACGCCGGTGCTCCCCATGGTGCTTGAGCATGCCTCCACGCGGCTGGCCGCACATGCCGCGCGGCACACTCTCGGTGAGAACCGGTGGTGTAAGGCAGAGCTGGGTACGCCCGGCGACACGCTTCTACACAAGGTCGCCCGGACAGTTACCGAGTGCCGGGAGCCCCAGACCCGCACGGCGATCGTGCAGCGCCTGAGCGAGGCCGTCCCCGGCTCCAACCACAAGGAACAGATGGCCGCCGTCCTGGATGTGCTGGACACCCACCCGATGTTCGTGGACGCCACGGGCCGGGGGCACTGGCAGGTCGGCCGCCTCGGCGGCCCGTGA
- a CDS encoding helicase-associated domain-containing protein, with the protein MIPGEQQKEPSGAPRVRHTEHEAQVNLLTVLRLCMTQKLRCSEKTRRPSTATVSAVADVLDGGDFYPHEAIAAFAWPMLLQAGGLAQLTGGRLVLTTRGRAALTRPPHLTIPQLWQRWLNNSLLDEFSRVEEIKGQRSANVLSAAKPRRKLVGQALAGLTPGAWMSIDGLFTDMRAAGLDPVVHRSERALWKLYLEDPQYGSLGYDGHHGWSLLQGRYTLAVLFEYAATLGLIDIEYVPPAGARDDYRDNWGGDYLDQLCRYDGLSALRLNPLGAHAAGLTGDYAPAQDPGSAVPTGSVTILANFDIVAFDGLPSADTLLLDAFSDRKTEQVWTLTTASLLHALDRGHTLDELRGYLDQAASHPVPQTVTTLLDDTGRRTGRLRDAGQTHLIECADETLAALIVSDRRLRVLCTRIGERHLAVSPDRLPAFRKAALALGYPLA; encoded by the coding sequence GTGATACCGGGCGAACAGCAAAAGGAGCCCAGCGGCGCTCCACGGGTCCGGCACACCGAGCACGAGGCGCAGGTCAACCTGCTGACGGTGCTGCGCCTGTGTATGACGCAGAAGCTGCGGTGCAGCGAAAAGACCCGCCGCCCCAGCACCGCCACCGTCTCGGCGGTCGCCGACGTCCTGGACGGCGGCGACTTCTATCCGCACGAGGCCATCGCGGCCTTCGCCTGGCCGATGCTGCTCCAGGCAGGCGGCCTCGCCCAGCTCACCGGCGGTCGGCTGGTGCTGACCACGCGCGGACGGGCCGCGCTGACCCGGCCACCGCACCTGACCATTCCTCAGCTGTGGCAACGCTGGCTGAACAACAGCCTCCTGGACGAGTTTTCCCGCGTCGAGGAGATCAAGGGTCAGCGCTCGGCGAACGTCCTGAGCGCCGCCAAACCGCGCCGCAAGCTCGTCGGCCAAGCGCTGGCCGGCCTCACCCCGGGCGCGTGGATGTCCATCGACGGCCTGTTCACAGACATGCGCGCGGCCGGACTGGATCCAGTCGTCCACCGCAGTGAACGCGCACTGTGGAAGCTGTACCTGGAGGATCCGCAATACGGCAGCCTCGGCTACGACGGCCACCACGGCTGGTCCCTCCTCCAGGGCCGGTACACCCTGGCGGTGCTCTTCGAGTACGCCGCCACGCTCGGCCTCATCGACATCGAGTACGTCCCCCCGGCGGGCGCCCGCGATGACTACCGGGACAACTGGGGTGGCGACTACCTCGACCAGCTCTGCCGCTACGACGGCCTGTCCGCACTCCGCCTCAATCCCCTGGGCGCCCACGCCGCCGGCCTCACGGGCGACTACGCCCCTGCCCAAGACCCCGGCTCGGCCGTCCCGACGGGCAGCGTCACCATCCTGGCGAACTTCGACATCGTCGCCTTCGACGGGCTGCCCTCCGCCGACACACTTCTCCTGGACGCCTTCTCCGACCGGAAAACCGAACAGGTCTGGACGCTCACCACCGCTTCTCTTCTGCACGCCCTCGACCGCGGGCACACCCTCGACGAGCTCCGTGGCTACCTGGACCAGGCCGCCTCGCACCCCGTGCCCCAGACCGTCACCACCCTGCTCGATGACACTGGCCGTCGCACCGGCCGACTCCGCGATGCAGGTCAGACCCATCTCATCGAATGCGCGGACGAGACACTGGCAGCCCTCATCGTCAGCGACCGCCGCCTGCGCGTGCTGTGTACCCGAATCGGCGAGCGCCACCTTGCGGTCTCCCCCGACCGTCTGCCGGCGTTCCGCAAGGCCGCCCTGGCCCTGGGCTACCCGCTGGCCTGA
- a CDS encoding DNA-binding protein yields MARRKLSHEGTLVLDCEGLSKFVSDHEPVVALIAEARKRGMEVVISALTIIEAVHRRTEKARLAWVLSGVRIVHIGDEEAKAASAMLINAGLHGHEYAIDAAVAEMALRQRRPVVMITSDIDDMTKLCGDRVRLVAV; encoded by the coding sequence GTGGCCCGCCGCAAGCTGAGCCACGAAGGCACCCTCGTTCTCGACTGCGAGGGCCTCTCGAAGTTCGTCAGTGATCACGAGCCCGTCGTCGCCCTCATCGCGGAAGCCCGCAAGCGGGGCATGGAGGTGGTCATCAGCGCACTCACCATCATTGAAGCGGTGCATCGTCGGACCGAGAAGGCGCGGCTCGCCTGGGTCCTGTCCGGCGTGCGGATCGTGCACATCGGTGATGAGGAGGCCAAGGCCGCCTCAGCCATGCTGATCAATGCTGGGCTTCATGGTCACGAATACGCCATCGACGCCGCCGTGGCCGAGATGGCGCTGCGGCAGCGCCGCCCGGTCGTCATGATCACCTCGGACATTGACGACATGACGAAGTTGTGCGGCGACAGAGTGCGCCTCGTCGCCGTGTAG